In Helicobacter sp. 'house sparrow 1', one DNA window encodes the following:
- a CDS encoding ABC transporter permease, whose translation MIKHKGSFLSSRWKIFRANRRAYFSLWIFCILLFLSTFANFIANDKPILIYKNQKFYFPVIFQYSEREFGGFFETEAQYSDGYFKKDLLQDSFVVWPLIKYSYDSIIWDLQEPAPISPSLKHLLGTDDQARDVLARLIYAYRVSLWFGILLCISSVTVGVFIGAIQGFYGGRIDLFTQRLVEIWSGIPLLFLMMILSSFVTPSFWWILMIVLLFSWMGIVGVVRAEFLRGRNMDYIKIAKTLGVSDLSIIFKHLLPNAMVATITYIPFIITGSIATLISLDFLGFGMPVGSASLGELLQQGKNNLYAPHLAIISFFAVAILLSILVFIGEGVRDAFNPKKNKR comes from the coding sequence ATGATCAAACATAAAGGGAGCTTTTTATCATCTCGCTGGAAAATTTTTAGAGCCAATAGGCGTGCTTATTTTTCGCTTTGGATTTTTTGTATTCTACTTTTTTTATCTACCTTTGCTAATTTTATTGCAAATGACAAACCCATTTTAATCTATAAGAATCAAAAGTTTTATTTTCCTGTAATTTTTCAATACTCTGAAAGAGAGTTTGGGGGATTTTTTGAAACAGAGGCTCAATATAGTGATGGATATTTTAAAAAAGATCTTTTACAAGATTCTTTTGTAGTCTGGCCACTGATTAAATACTCCTATGATAGTATTATTTGGGATCTTCAAGAACCAGCACCAATATCCCCTAGCTTAAAACATTTGCTTGGTACTGATGATCAAGCAAGAGATGTTTTGGCAAGACTTATTTATGCATATAGAGTCTCTTTGTGGTTTGGTATTTTACTTTGCATTTCTAGCGTTACTGTAGGAGTTTTCATCGGTGCTATACAGGGGTTTTATGGAGGTAGGATTGATTTATTTACGCAAAGATTAGTGGAAATATGGAGTGGCATACCATTGCTTTTTTTAATGATGATTCTCTCAAGTTTTGTAACCCCAAGTTTTTGGTGGATTTTAATGATTGTTTTATTGTTTAGTTGGATGGGAATTGTTGGTGTTGTAAGAGCTGAGTTTTTGCGTGGTAGGAATATGGATTACATTAAGATAGCAAAAACCTTGGGTGTTAGTGATTTGAGCATTATTTTTAAACATCTCTTGCCTAATGCAATGGTTGCGACAATTACTTATATTCCTTTTATTATCACAGGTAGTATTGCAACTTTAATTAGTTTGGATTTTTTAGGTTTTGGGATGCCTGTTGGGAGTGCTTCTCTTGGAGAACTTTTACAACAAGGAAAAAATAATCTTTATGCTCCACATCTTGCAATTATTTCATTTTTTGCTGTTGCAATTTTACTATCTATCTTGGTTTTTATTGGAGAGGGAGTAAGAGATGCTTTTAACCCCAAGAAAAATAAAAGATAG
- a CDS encoding ATP-binding cassette domain-containing protein, giving the protein MLLTPRKIKDSLMIEFKNFTAGFSKGFVLQDINLSINSGEFLALVGESGSGKSLLASMMLGLWSEFSYEIFNGDLLIDGVSIKSQSQRFFHQKRREFFGYIPQNPLEALNPLQKISKQMLETLKLSFPFLTKMQIKDKIQKAFLSANLSLDLLDSYPYELSGGQNQRVLILQNVLKNPKILICDEPTTALDSNIQKQVLEFLFQECREKNIALLLISHDLNIVRSFVEKICVMHLGKIVEISQTKDLFETPKHSYTKELIDALKLPQKIMESNTKKILKLEDFGVFVSKKSFFRNKKIDLIKPLSFEVFENEILGVVGESGSGKTSLILGIMKLLKSTGSLEVLDCRKSFYENLQIVLQNPFASLNPRWRINEILNETKKIHNQEIDYNDILSQVGLESSILDSYPYELSGGQNQRIAIARALLVKPKILILDEPTSALDKKNQKNILNLLLSLQARYQMSYIFVTHDLDIVEAICDRVLFIHQGKLLKTLNKNDFFTSDIPEIKRMLDSRL; this is encoded by the coding sequence ATGCTTTTAACCCCAAGAAAAATAAAAGATAGCCTAATGATTGAATTTAAAAATTTTACCGCTGGTTTTAGTAAGGGATTTGTATTGCAAGATATTAATCTTTCAATAAACTCTGGAGAATTTCTTGCCCTTGTTGGAGAATCTGGAAGTGGTAAAAGTCTTTTGGCTAGTATGATGTTGGGTTTGTGGAGCGAATTTAGTTATGAAATTTTTAATGGAGATTTATTGATTGATGGAGTGAGTATCAAATCTCAATCACAAAGATTTTTTCATCAAAAAAGGAGAGAATTCTTTGGTTATATCCCACAAAATCCTCTTGAAGCCTTAAATCCTTTGCAGAAGATTTCCAAGCAAATGTTAGAAACTCTAAAACTCTCATTTCCATTTTTAACAAAAATGCAGATCAAGGATAAGATACAAAAAGCTTTCTTATCAGCAAATCTTAGTTTAGATCTATTAGATTCCTACCCATATGAATTAAGTGGAGGACAAAATCAAAGAGTTTTGATATTGCAAAATGTGCTAAAAAATCCTAAGATTTTGATTTGTGATGAACCTACTACTGCTCTAGATAGCAATATCCAAAAACAGGTTTTGGAATTTTTATTTCAAGAATGTCGTGAGAAGAATATCGCACTTTTGCTAATTAGCCATGACTTAAATATTGTGCGCTCTTTTGTAGAAAAGATTTGTGTGATGCATCTTGGTAAGATTGTAGAAATTTCTCAGACAAAAGATTTGTTTGAGACTCCAAAACACTCTTATACAAAAGAATTAATTGACGCATTAAAGTTACCCCAAAAGATTATGGAATCTAATACAAAAAAGATTTTAAAACTTGAAGATTTTGGAGTTTTTGTTTCTAAAAAAAGTTTTTTTAGAAACAAAAAGATTGATTTAATCAAGCCTCTAAGTTTTGAAGTATTTGAAAATGAAATTTTGGGAGTTGTGGGAGAATCTGGCAGTGGGAAGACAAGTCTGATTTTAGGAATAATGAAACTCTTAAAATCTACAGGAAGTTTAGAAGTTTTGGATTGTAGAAAAAGTTTTTATGAAAACTTACAAATTGTGTTGCAAAATCCTTTTGCCTCTCTTAATCCAAGATGGAGAATCAATGAAATTTTAAATGAAACAAAAAAGATTCATAATCAAGAGATTGACTATAATGATATTTTGTCTCAAGTGGGTTTAGAGAGTAGTATTTTAGATTCCTACCCATATGAATTAAGTGGAGGACAAAACCAAAGAATAGCTATTGCAAGGGCATTGCTAGTAAAGCCCAAAATTTTGATTTTAGATGAGCCTACTTCAGCATTAGATAAGAAAAATCAAAAGAATATCTTAAATCTATTATTATCTTTACAAGCAAGGTATCAAATGAGTTATATTTTTGTAACTCATGATTTGGACATAGTTGAGGCTATATGTGACAGAGTGCTATTTATCCATCAAGGAAAGTTGCTTAAAACTTTAAATAAAAATGATTTTTTTACTTCTGATATTCCAGAGATTAAAAGAATGTTGGATTCAAGGCTATGA
- a CDS encoding transglutaminase-like domain-containing protein, which yields MKVFLIWFIGLQTLFGYVVKDFKSDVEISSREKKIKNQFILEVQKSNKKLDFSYPIMEDFEVLPILFSIKDKVYRVYLKNKRVFFSIFDVKQGEKLEIKVQYKTLNNQKFFQTQRVYIPKMSNAFNAKIKVDIDKDWELISQSNFFRKKDGLFLWEGRVQEGFNDYLWLSVKKANWDISIKNYIYTSDKINNLNVFLPKYFKDSDIKVKKIDFDINSKQAQILQKQNNTSVIFRNAQMQDFILKMNAQVSNTLEYSYKNLNPKDFVSKQKTPGLKKIAQKIIKENAKEPPHIAIAQWVFQHIKYNEKYTNIHMNSDQILRVKSGVCEHYAQLYNDLLQALDIPSVFVTGVGFNPTKRAFEYHAWNLVYVDKEWKSIDTTWGLFGGKLPISHIFFYIGYQPLLMYETYDIPIERTHTEVEQKIRFIP from the coding sequence ATGAAAGTATTTTTAATTTGGTTTATTGGGTTACAAACTTTATTTGGATATGTAGTCAAAGACTTTAAGAGTGATGTAGAAATTTCTTCTAGAGAAAAAAAGATAAAAAATCAGTTTATTCTTGAAGTACAAAAAAGTAATAAAAAATTAGATTTTAGCTATCCCATTATGGAAGATTTTGAAGTTTTACCTATCCTATTTAGCATTAAAGATAAGGTCTATAGAGTCTATCTTAAAAATAAGAGGGTTTTTTTTAGTATCTTTGATGTGAAACAAGGGGAAAAATTAGAGATAAAGGTGCAATATAAAACCTTAAATAATCAAAAGTTTTTTCAAACACAGAGAGTTTATATTCCTAAGATGTCAAATGCTTTTAATGCAAAAATTAAAGTTGATATAGATAAAGATTGGGAATTAATTTCTCAAAGTAATTTTTTTAGGAAGAAAGATGGTTTATTTTTGTGGGAAGGGAGAGTGCAAGAAGGTTTTAATGATTATTTATGGCTAAGTGTTAAAAAAGCAAATTGGGATATTTCTATTAAAAATTATATTTATACTTCAGATAAAATTAATAATCTCAATGTATTTCTCCCTAAATATTTTAAAGATAGTGATATTAAAGTTAAAAAAATTGATTTTGATATCAATAGCAAACAGGCTCAGATCTTACAAAAACAAAACAATACTTCAGTTATATTTCGTAATGCTCAAATGCAAGATTTCATTTTAAAGATGAATGCACAGGTTTCTAATACATTAGAGTATTCTTATAAGAATCTTAATCCAAAAGATTTTGTATCAAAACAAAAAACACCAGGATTAAAAAAAATTGCTCAAAAAATTATTAAGGAAAATGCAAAAGAACCTCCTCATATAGCTATTGCACAATGGGTATTTCAACATATAAAATACAATGAGAAATATACCAATATACACATGAATAGTGATCAAATCTTAAGGGTTAAAAGTGGAGTATGTGAGCATTATGCACAACTTTATAATGATCTTTTACAAGCCCTTGATATCCCTAGTGTCTTTGTTACTGGAGTTGGTTTTAATCCCACTAAGAGGGCTTTTGAATACCATGCTTGGAATCTTGTTTATGTTGATAAAGAGTGGAAATCTATAGATACCACTTGGGGACTTTTTGGAGGTAAGTTGCCTATATCACACATCTTCTTTTATATAGGCTATCAACCTTTATTGATGTATGAAACATATGATATTCCCATAGAAAGGACACATACAGAAGTAGAACAAAAAATACGCTTTATTCCTTAA
- the rpmE gene encoding 50S ribosomal protein L31 translates to MKKDIHPQYVPCKVTCVTSGKEIEVMSTKSELRIDISSFCHPFYTGSDKIADATGRVERFKQKYNMK, encoded by the coding sequence ATGAAAAAAGATATTCATCCTCAATATGTTCCTTGTAAAGTTACTTGTGTAACAAGTGGTAAAGAAATTGAAGTGATGAGCACAAAGAGCGAATTAAGAATTGATATTTCGAGTTTTTGTCATCCTTTCTATACAGGGAGTGATAAGATTGCTGATGCAACAGGTAGGGTTGAAAGATTTAAGCAAAAATATAATATGAAGTAA
- the rsmI gene encoding 16S rRNA (cytidine(1402)-2'-O)-methyltransferase — translation MITLLPTPIGNLKDISFRTLEALAKSEVVLCEDTRVTKKLLTLLQRDSIITQNFPKIFEEKVFFSFHSHNQEEFLRKQDKSFFARDVVFLSDAGMPCISDPGALLVKYAQENNIAYDVLPGSNACLLAYCMSGNIDDGFIFGGFLPHKQQDRRKCLQDFFYSQSFLQKKLSIIFYESPHRILEALKDIVFVDSQCEVFAIKEMSKKNQKFFYSTAIEVLEKLQTENLKGEWVLILKSKRQNDYKSLSFEDISNMEIPPKIKAKLLAKMSNQDVKKIYESLIKG, via the coding sequence GTGATTACCTTATTGCCAACTCCTATAGGGAATCTAAAGGATATAAGCTTTAGAACTTTGGAGGCCTTGGCAAAGAGTGAAGTTGTGTTGTGTGAAGACACAAGAGTCACAAAAAAACTACTAACTTTATTACAGAGAGATTCTATCATTACTCAGAATTTTCCTAAAATTTTTGAGGAAAAGGTTTTCTTTTCTTTCCATTCTCATAATCAAGAAGAGTTTTTAAGGAAGCAAGATAAGAGTTTTTTTGCAAGGGATGTTGTATTTTTAAGTGATGCGGGTATGCCCTGTATTAGCGATCCTGGGGCATTGCTTGTAAAATATGCACAAGAAAATAATATTGCCTATGATGTCTTGCCAGGCAGTAATGCTTGCTTGCTTGCTTATTGTATGAGTGGAAATATTGACGATGGGTTTATTTTTGGAGGATTTTTACCACACAAGCAACAAGATCGTAGAAAATGTTTGCAAGATTTTTTCTATTCACAATCATTTTTGCAAAAAAAATTAAGCATTATTTTCTATGAGAGTCCTCATAGAATCTTGGAGGCTTTAAAAGATATAGTTTTTGTGGATAGCCAGTGTGAGGTTTTTGCTATAAAAGAAATGAGTAAAAAAAATCAAAAATTTTTTTATTCAACTGCAATAGAAGTTTTAGAAAAACTACAAACAGAGAATCTAAAAGGGGAGTGGGTGTTGATTTTAAAATCAAAAAGACAAAATGATTACAAAAGTTTGAGTTTTGAAGATATATCTAATATGGAAATACCTCCTAAAATAAAAGCAAAACTACTGGCAAAAATGAGCAATCAAGATGTAAAAAAAATCTATGAGAGCTTGATAAAAGGATAG
- the rlmB gene encoding 23S rRNA (guanosine(2251)-2'-O)-methyltransferase RlmB, whose amino-acid sequence MVMIVFGKQSVCYILENFPHLIQEIYFSKEIDKKLFVKFSQLKKPILRIDNKKAQSLAKNGNHQGFFLKITPISSTSFKEIKTMKKILVLCGLTDVGNIGSIFRSAYCFGIDAVILSGIKSFSVEGVIRSSVGAILQIPFCIIENTMDLIHELKSKGFFLYGADMSGKDITECAIAQKYALFLGNEANGLGGKILSKLDTITSIRMHSGFDSLNVAVAAGILMHRM is encoded by the coding sequence ATAGTAATGATTGTTTTTGGAAAACAGAGTGTATGTTATATTCTAGAGAATTTTCCTCATCTAATACAAGAAATCTATTTTTCTAAAGAAATTGATAAAAAGCTTTTTGTAAAATTTTCTCAACTAAAAAAACCTATTTTAAGAATTGATAATAAAAAAGCACAAAGTCTCGCAAAAAATGGTAACCATCAGGGATTTTTTTTAAAAATTACTCCCATATCTTCCACATCTTTTAAAGAAATTAAAACAATGAAAAAGATACTGGTTTTATGCGGTCTGACAGATGTAGGAAATATAGGAAGTATTTTTCGAAGTGCGTATTGTTTTGGGATTGATGCAGTGATATTATCTGGTATTAAGAGCTTTTCAGTTGAGGGGGTAATACGAAGTAGTGTAGGAGCAATTTTACAGATACCTTTTTGTATTATTGAAAATACAATGGATCTCATTCATGAGTTAAAAAGCAAAGGATTTTTTCTATACGGTGCAGATATGAGTGGAAAAGATATTACAGAGTGCGCTATAGCTCAAAAGTATGCCCTATTTTTGGGTAATGAAGCAAACGGTTTAGGAGGTAAAATTTTATCAAAACTTGATACAATAACTTCAATTAGGATGCATAGTGGGTTTGATTCTTTAAATGTTGCAGTTGCAGCAGGTATTTTAATGCATAGAATGTAA